A genomic region of Arachis hypogaea cultivar Tifrunner chromosome 5, arahy.Tifrunner.gnm2.J5K5, whole genome shotgun sequence contains the following coding sequences:
- the LOC112801184 gene encoding cyclase-like protein 2 — translation MNTCSRAALAKFAIVTIIAILCGLGLGMGAAETQKATIFDISHRYVAEMPSWESSEGVGQFVWLQQSMKNGSLSNGSLMKLPTHTGTHVDAPGHVFDHYFHAGFDVDTLDLHLLNGPALLLDVPRDQNITAQVMKSLNIPRGVRRVLFRTLNTDRRLMFQKGFDTSYVGFMVDGATWLVENTDIKLVGIDYLSVAAFDHLIPSHLVFLEGREIILVEGLKLDDVPAGIYSLHCLPLRLAGAEGSPIRCILIK, via the exons TTGGCGAAGTTTGCAATTGTAACTATAATTGCAATTTTATGCGGCCTTGGGTTGGGGATGGGTGCGGCGGAGACACAGAAGGCAACGATATTTGACATCAGCCACAGATACGTGGCGGAGATGCCATCGTGGGAGTCATCGGAGGGAGTGGGGCAGTTTGTGTGGCTTCAGCAAAGCATGAAGAACGGGTCCCTCTCCAACGGCTCCCTTATGAAGCTTCCCACTCACACTGGCACCCACGTCGACGCTCCAGGTCACGTCTTCGATCACTACTTCCATGCTGGCTTTGACGTCGACACTCTCGATCTGCACCTTCTCAATGGCCCTGCTCTCTTGCTTGATGTTCCCAGGGATCAAAACATCACCG CTCAAGTTATGAAGTCATTAAATATACCACGCGGTGTACGTCGTGTGCTCTTCCGTACATTAAATACCGACAG GAGGCTTATGTTTCAGAAAGGGTTCGATACAAGCTATGTGGGATTCATGGTGGATGGAGCAACTTGGCTTGTGGAGAACACGGACATCAAACTTGTTG GAATTGACTATCTATCTGTTGCTGCATTTGATCACTTGATCCCATCTCACCTGGTTTTTCTAGAAGGCAGG GAAATCATTCTCGTGGAAGGCCTGAAACTTGATGATGTCCCTGCTGGAATATATTCACTGCATTGCTTACCGCTTAGGTTGGCTGGTGCTGAGGGATCACCAATACGGTGCATTCTGATCAAATAA